The stretch of DNA AGGCAGTTCCACGAGCCTGGAACTCTATGCATCTTCGCCTCTTCTACCAATAGATTCGTCTCATCTTTTTCTCCGAGCGAATGACCAACAGGTCACtgttcgcaaaaaaaaaaaaaaaaaaaaaaaaaaaaaaaaaaaaaaaaaaccgagtagatgcacctaaccgtcacttctactcgtccgagtgaatgcgctactacagccactttcactcggtcaaacgaactacgaaaggcttgatcctcatccgaggtacgtaggcatcccttcacagggtccagccccaaccaaaacaaagtccaaactTTTTCGCGAAAGAATGACGAACAGTCACTTTCTAGTAAACGATGCCAACCCCTTTTTCAAGCGGCGTACGAGCACTCGCCCAAAATCAATCGATTGGGTCTTGATCAGACGTCAGTCGAAGGGAATAACAGCCTTGCGTCACCTGTGCGTCACGCATTGACCGGCTACCCGATGGAAATTCTAGACCAAGTCTAACCGAAGAACGACGGTTTGGCCGACCAACGGTTCTCTCGGTTACTGCAATGCGTCTCGGAACCTTTTCCTCGGTAATTCAATAGAACGATTAGAGATTCTCTTTGTAATCGCTTGATCAACCACTTGTAAAAGTTTAGTTGAATAAAGAAGATTCGAACGAGCAACCGCCTCTAATTTCCTGTTCTATCTGAAAAATTGGGAACTCGCTGGCAAACGCGAGTAGCCGCTCGAATGAATCCTTTCTcggttaaaaacaaaaacgattTACATATTTCTAAGTGGAAACGACttactgaaatatataataaaaattcataaaaaggtCTGAAGAAAAAGCAAGGCAGTAGTTCATACAACAAAAGGCCTTAGCCGAGAAAAGGAAATAGTTTTAAAGGCACAAGCGCCAAAAGTCAGATACAACAAACATCAAATACTAATCCAAGGCAGGAAGATCCTCCTCGGGATGTTCTTCGCTCGCGCCAGAGTCCGCCCCCTCGAGATGTCCTTCACTCGCGCCAGAATCCGCATCCTCGAATGACGGCGAGTCGGAGATATTGACCGGCGTGTTGGAGATCGGTTCGTCGGGAGCTGACTTGTTCGTCTCCTCAGCCACGGAAGGGTCCTTAAGGGCAACTTCTTGACCCGGGAGAACAGCATCAGGGCGAGCTGGCGACTGAACGGTGTCGAGAAGGCTCTTCGACGGCTCTTCGGATCGATCCCCTGGTGCTCTGAGGGGAGTGCGAAGCGTCTTGGCGGCCTCGGAGTCGAGCAAGTCCATGTTCGACCCAAATTTGTCGATTTTATCCATCATCTCCTGGATAACGAACCTCGACTCGAGCACGAGAGGAGATAAAGAAAGGTCCTTCTCGAGAAGATCATCTACGATCAAACGCTTCACCTCCGCATCATAATGCCTCTCTTGCCCGGCGTAGATATCAATATCTCCCTGAGAGATGTTTTTACCTGCCGCTTTCATCCCTTCAAGGCAACGTCTCATCCCCCGAGCCTGGCCGAGCATGCATCTCGCATCCTCAAAGTTATCACGACGGGACTCCCGATCCTGGATCCTCTGGAAGCGAACGGCGGCTTTCCCATGCATCGCCGCCATTACTCGGATCCGTTCGTGAGTAACCTCATAGCGGCGCGACTCTCGGAGACGATCCATCTCCTTGGAATGCTCTAAGGCAGCAGCCGCCTTCTCTTCCTCGAGGGTCTTCTTCTCGTTTGCCAGCTTGGTTTTCTCTTTCTCGAGCGCTTTAACCAACTCCCGGGCTCGCTTCAGCTCCTTGTTCATAGCCGCCTCTTTCTGGGAGAGTTCATCCCTCATGGCCGCTTCTGCAATAACcgcttcgtccttcttcttcagCATGACCTCTAAGGCGACAGTCGCCTCCTTGGTGTTGCGCCGTTGCCTATCAATCACACCATAGGTCCTCTTCAGCTCTTTGTCGTATATGCGGACGACCTCGTTCCAGTCACCTTGGCTCTGCAACACATCAAAGAAAGAGTTGGGATAGGACGACCAAATGAGAAGAAAGACGAGAAACGAATGCGATGCAGAAACTATACTTACCTTAACCGAGGAACCGGCAGCAGCGGTGTACTCGTCTTGGAAAACTAAGTCCTTGACGAGTGGGAGATGCTCCCTACTTCCCCGGACTTGGCGGACGAAACGAGCGCAATCTCTCTCGTTACAAACGAGAGGAGTGTCCCGCTTGAAAATGAAGTCCACTTTATCCGGGCAAAACCCCTGCAGGTTCTTCGGCACAGCCTTACCCTCCTGAGCCTTCGGAGAGGACCTGTTCGATCCCCGGGCATCTTCACGAACCGCCGCCTTGGGGAGGGAAACGGCAGTAGTCGGAGCCTCCACGGTTTCCTTCTCCGTATTGGGCGCTATCTCGTGCCCGAGGATTCGCCGGCACTCttcttattattctttttcGACTTCTTCTTCACCTTAGAAGAAGTCCCCTGAAGACCACCATCGAGAGACGGATCCGGGAGAACGTCATCTCGAGAATTGTTGCTAGGCTCCAAGGCCTGGAGCTCACCTCTCTCCACAGAGGAAGGCCGAACCTCAACGGGATCCTTGCGCGCCCGCTTCTTCTCCGATCCGGCGCCCCCACCGGTGGAAGTCTCCTCGGCTTGCTTCTCCTCGGAAGAAACGCCTTCCCTCTCCTTCCTCTTGCTCCCCGACTTTCTCACGAGCTGAGCCCCGTCCGACTCAGTCGCTCTCGGCTCCCCGGGATCAGAGGAGTTTGCGTTAGAGCTTTGGTCCGGTTCCACGAACCCGAGTTGCTTCCCAACCACCAAACTTAGATCCGGCAATTCCCTCATAGCTCTGGCTCGGTTAATTTCAATCTGCTCGGCTTTGGTGAACAAGTTGATTCTCTTCGACTTTTTGGTGATGAGAGGAACGGTGTCCGAACGCCAAACCTCTGCAAAGACAAAAGAAAGCGACTTAGGATCCCTGAGGAAACcgagcaaaagaagagaaagagaaacttaCGCCGCTTGATCCGATCAATCGACCTACGAATCCTCCTGTACGAGAAGTTCTCCCAAAAATCCTGTTTCTGGGACGCGATAATCCGAGCACTCTCCAAGAAATCTTCCTCGTACTCCGCGGTATTCGAGTGAGGAACTGTcaaaacaagagaaaaagagaTGGTCAGGAGTCTGAAACAGTAAAAGATTAAAGAACATTCAATACCAAATTCATTGTTCCAAAGAACACGGTAACCGGTCTTCAGCGGCTCCTCGAAAGCCGAGCGATCGGACTTAACATAGAAGTACGATCGCTGCCAGTCGTTCGTCTTGGTCGGATAGCCCGTTACCACATTATAGTTCGGGCGTATCTTCAGTGATAACAGGCCTCGATTAATCTTCACCGAGACCAGCTCCTCAAATGCTCGGACGCTGAGAGCAGCGCCAGCTTCCGCCCCAATCACCATCAGCGCAACTGCTAG from Raphanus sativus cultivar WK10039 unplaced genomic scaffold, ASM80110v3 Scaffold3198, whole genome shotgun sequence encodes:
- the LOC130506404 gene encoding meiosis-specific protein ASY2-like → MRRGVALSQFLNGAWRLAVALMVIGAEAGAALSVRAFEELVSVKINRGLLSLKIRPNYNVVTGYPTKTNDWQRSYFYVKSDRSAFEEPLKTGYRVLWNNEFVPHSNTAEYEEDFLESARIIASQKQDFWENFSYRRIRRSIDRIKRQVWRSDTVPLITKKSKRINLFTKAEQIEINRARAMRELPDLSLVVGKQLGFVEPDQSSNANSSDPGEPRATESDGAQLVRKSGSKRKEREGVSSEEKQAEETSTGGGAGSEKKRARKDPVEVRPSSVERGELQALEPSNNSRDDVLPDPSLDECRRILGHEIAPNTEKETVEAPTTAVSLPKAAVREDARGSNRSSPKAQEGKAVPKNLQGFCPDKVDFIFKRDTPLVCNERDCARFVRQVRGSREHLPLVKDLVFQDEYTAAAGSSVKSQGDWNEVVRIYDKELKRTYGVIDRQRRNTKEATVALEVMLKKKDEAVIAEAAMRDELSQKEAAMNKELKRARELVKALEKEKTKLANEKKTLEEEKAAAALEHSKEMDRLRESRRYEVTHERIRVMAAMHGKAAVRFQRIQDRESRRDNFEDARCMLGQARGMRRCLEGMKAAGKNISQGDIDIYAGQERHYDAEVKRLIVDDLLEKDLSLSPLVLESRFVIQEMMDKIDKFGSNMDLLDSEAAKTLRTPLRAPGDRSEEPSKSLLDTVQSPARPDAVLPGQEVALKDPSVAEETNKSAPDEPISNTPVNISDSPSFEDADSGASEGHLEGADSGASEEHPEEDLPALD